A single Drosophila miranda strain MSH22 chromosome XR, D.miranda_PacBio2.1, whole genome shotgun sequence DNA region contains:
- the LOC117186587 gene encoding salivary glue protein Sgs-3 isoform X1, with amino-acid sequence MEVSKFQILSLAVLAAILLSPAAVDAVCGRCVNSHACISETQFQLCFDGVRDQTQNYTCPSERAICTDYHATCMANSTSVLRGCGDVSVCGVCADIATKFTCTSRNTFAACSNGAITAYTQTCKSNYVCSTASAATGTPCVSHCKGATGDVCDLPGLVFADELPIETTLVDTSPVTTASPSDDPTVTTVNPSTATTEITTVDPTTDSTTVTLPTDSTSTPTVNTPTETTPTTVTSPTETTPTPTPNPSTETTPTTENTPTETSPTTVTIPTEPSPTPTVTLPTETTPTTVNTPTEATPTTVTPTTVTPTTVTPTTVTPTTVTPTTVSPTTEEPTTQTTLPAETVYCQGITTAGRYAIPGDTVCTSYINCIYRENSWKGIVYNCVATKPYFNASAFTCRTTKPSGPGCTDV; translated from the exons ATGGAGGTGTCCAAGTTTCAGATATTGTCGCTCGCTGTGCTCGCAGCCATCCTCCTGTCGCCAGCCGCCGTGGATGCTGTCTGTGGCCGGTGCGTGAACTCTCACGCGTGCATTAGCGAGACCCAGTTCCAATTATGCTTCGATG GTGTGCGCGACCAGACGCAAAACTACACGTGCCCCAGCGAGAGGGCCATCTGCACGGATTACCATGCCACCTGCATGGCTAACAGTACGAGTGTGCTAAGGGGCTGCGGCGATGTTTCCGTGTGCGGTGTTTGTGCCGATATCGCCACCAAGTTCACTTGCACCTCGCGTAACACCTTTGCCGCCTGCAGCAATGGGGCGATCACCGCGTACACACAGACATGCAAGAGCAATTACGTGTGCAGTACGGCTTCAGCTGCTACGGGTACACCCTGTGTCTCCCATTGCAAGGGCGCGACCGGCGACGTATGCGATCTACCTGGGCTAGTTTTCGCCGATGAATTACCTATCGAAACCACCTTAGTGGACACTAGTCCGGTAACCACAGCGTCCCCTTCCGATGATCCGACTGTAACCACTGTGAATCCttccacagcaacaacagagaTCACAACAGTAGACCCTACCACAGACTCAACCACAGTAACCCTTCCAACAGACTCCACTTCCACTCCTACAGTAAACACTCCTACTGAGACCACTCCAACCACAGTAACATCTCCCACAGAGACCACTCCTACTCCCACACCAAATCCTTCCACAGAGACCACCCCAACCACAGAAAACACTCCCACAGAGACCTCCCCCACCACAGTCACCATTCCAACAGAACCTAGTCCCACTCCCACTGTAACCCTTCCCACAGAGACAACACCAACCACAGTAAACACACCAACAGAGGCAACTCCAACAACAGTGACCCCAACCACAGTGACCCCAACCACAGTGACGCCAACCACAGTGACCCCAACCACAGTGACACCAACCACAGTGTCTCCAACCACAGAGGAGCCTACTACTCAGACCACCCTACCAGCGGAGACCGTCTATTGTCAAGGCATCACCACCGCCGGTCGCTATGCCATACCCGGGGACACTGTGTGCACGAG CTACATCAATTGCATCTATAGGGAGAACAGTTGGAAGGGCATAGTCTATAATTGTGTCGCTACCAAGCCGTACTTCAATGCATCCGCCTTCACTTGCCGCACGACCAAGCCATCTGGACCAGGATGTACGGATGTATAG
- the LOC108152518 gene encoding nascent polypeptide-associated complex subunit alpha, muscle-specific form codes for MSTRHLWFGARLCGHSTANWLRPRPQQVIVAAMSSSKGWRPAADIKHSLPRIAASKTKRRSTRTAATASEDPAKDQPPPGRKIRKKIHWTTLGPPTKHLASLPSSGFLAPLPSHFGGLIAYFSNHSGGDGDVPPPSDAPPTRPRRGSIARGFPVTPGIRAEARPPKAPRFPPSGLPSVPSIEPEAPREAPATELSEESPSNPEGTHPEAPAEQFTADPEAGDAPQPSEAPSSPSGDPPTPETAAKPSADPPTLNLYGLEMDIYPDLRPASEESPKVDSPGGESPRKGAPDTPKAKENPRPPLCSGVTPPKGTRTYCSPPKKPKGPFSAPEPTPKGPLFPPKRAKAAPTEKSASKGKGACTPAPAAPKKEAKAAGPPQTCSKPPAPGGPGKPPAAGSPGKPPAPGSPGKPPAAGGPAKPPAAGGPAKPPAPGSPTKPPASGGPGKPPAAGGPGKPPAPGSPGKPPAAGGPGKPPAPGSPAKPPAAGGPGKPPAAGSPAKPPAPGGPGKPPATGGPAKPPATGGPGKPPATGSPGKPPAAGGSGKNEGAGAGGTKTPPPPTGKGSKGPRLITLMPGDGIGPEISMAVLEVLDAMKAPLIFEPVDVTPVMNSSGQTTIPDAVIESMNRTKVGLKGPLMTPVGTGFRSLNLTLRQLFNLYANIRPCKSLPGVETVYGDVDVVTIRENTEGEYSGLEHTLVNGVVQSIKLITRSASMRVAEYCFKYAIEMKRKQITAVHEINSMRMSDGLFIRCMRETAKKYEKEMTAAGVKYEEVTLKTVCLKIVEDPKRFDVLILPNLYGDIISDTCAGLIGGLGLTPSGNIGTSGAIFESVHGTAPDIAGKDLANPTALLLSTVMLLHYVNLPTYADAIEKAIVKTVKDDNVRTIDLGGKAKCSEYTQALIKNLK; via the coding sequence ATGTCAACGCGTCATCTGTGGTTCGGGGCCCGCCTTTGCGGGCATTCCACGGCCAACTGGCTGCGTCCGAGACCGCAACAGGTGATTGTGGCGGCCATGAGCTCCTCGAAGGGATGGAGACCTGCTGCCGATATCAAGCACAGCCTGCCACGGATTGCGGCAAGTAAAACTAAGCGAAGATCGACGAGAACTGCGGCCACGGCGAGTGAAGATCCGGCCAAAGATCAGCCGCCGCCTGGAAGGAAGATCCGCAAGAAGATTCATTGGACGACGCTGGGGCCGCCCACGAAACACCTCGCGAGTTTGCCGAGCTCTGGGTTTCTGGCGCCACTTCCCAGCCATTTTGGTGGACTGATTGCATATTTCTCGAACCATTCGGGAGGAGATGGAGACGTTCCTCCTCCTTCTGATGCTCCACCGACGCGACCAAGAAGAGGGTCCATTGCAAGGGGATTTCCAGTGACTCCGGGCATACGAGCGGAGGCTAGGCCGCCGAAGGCTCCACGATTTCCCCCCTCTGGACTGCCGTCTGTGCCATCGATTGAGCCGGAAGCACCTCGAGAGGCGCCTGCCACCGAGTTATCAGAGGAGTCACCGTCTAACCCTGAGGGGACTCATCCTGAAGCACCAGCAGAACAGTTTACAGCAGATCCGGAGGCAGGAGATGCCCCTCAGCCTTCCGAAGCCCCATCCAGCCCATCCGGAGATCCTCCTACTCCTGAAACTGCCGCAAAGCCATCTGCAGACCCGCCTACATTGAACCTCTACGGGCTGGAAATGGATATATATCCAGACTTAAGACCTGCCTCGGAGGAGTCGCCGAAAGTCGACTCTCCAGGAGGGGAATCCCCGAGAAAAGGAGCTCCAGATACTCCAAAGGCCAAAGAAAACCCAAGACCGCCGCTTTGTTCGGGAGTCACGCCCCCAAAAGGAACACGAACGTACTGTTCACcgccaaaaaaaccaaagggTCCTTTTTCTGCACCCGAACCAACCCCAAAAGGTCCTTTGTTCCCGCCCAAGAGAGCTAAAGCTGCGCCAACGGAAAAGTCTGCTTCGAAGGGGAAGGGCGCATGCACTCCTGCACCTGCTGCCCCGAAAAAGGAGGCCAAGGCGGCAGGACCTCCGCAAACGTGCTCCAAGCCACCAGCCCCAGGAGGTCCTGGAAAGCCACCAGCCGCAGGAAGTCCTGGAAAGCCACCAGCCCCAGGAAGTCCTGGAAAGCCACCAGCTGCTGGAGGTCCTGCAAAGCCACCAGCCGCAGGAGGTCCTGCAAAGCCACCAGCCCCAGGAAGTCCCACAAAGCCACCAGCCTCTGGAGGTCCTGGAAAACCACCAGCCGCCGGAGGTCCTGGCAAACCGCCAGCCCCAGGAAGTCCTGGAAAGCCACCAGCTGCTGGAGGTCCTGGCAAACCACCAGCCCCAGGAAGTCCTGCAAAGCCACCAGCCGCCGGAGGTCCTGGCAAACCACCAGCCGCAGGAAGTCCTGCAAAGCCACCAGCCCCAGGAGGTCCTGGCAAACCACCAGCCACCGGAGGTCCTGCAAAGCCACCAGCCACCGGAGGTCCTGGAAAACCACCAGCCACCGGAAGTCCTGGAAAGCCACCAGCCGCCGGAGGATCAGGGAAGAACGAAGGCGCCGGCGCCGGCGGCACAAAGACACCGCCTCCCCCAACGGGAAAGGGCTCGAAGGGGCCACGCCTCATCACGCTGATGCCTGGCGATGGCATTGGCCCGGAGATCTCTATGGCCGTCCTCGAAGTGCTCGATGCGATGAAGGCGCCGCTGATCTTCGAGCCCGTGGACGTGACGCCGGTGATGAATAGCAGCGGCCAGACGACGATACCCGACGCGGTGATTGAGAGCATGAACCGCACGAAGGTGGGGCTCAAGGGACCCCTGATGACGCCCGTGGGGACGGGCTTCCGCTCCCTGAACCTGACCCTGCGGCAGCTGTTCAATCTGTACGCGAACATCCGGCCGTGCAAGTCGCTGCCGGGTGTGGAGACGGTGTACGGCGACGTGGATGTGGTGACCATTCGGGAGAACACCGAGGGCGAGTACTCCGGCCTGGAGCACACCCTCGTCAACGGGGTGGTGCAGAGCATCAAGCTGATCACGCGGAGCGCCTCCATGCGGGTCGCCGAGTACTGCTTCAAGTATGCAATCGAGATGAAGCGGAAGCAGATCACGGCCGTGCACGAAATCAACAGCATGCGGATGTCGGACGGACTGTTCATCCGCTGCATGCGGGAAACGGCCAAGAAGTACGAGAAGGAAATGACAGCAGCGGGCGTCAAGTACGAGGAGGTGACCCTCAAGACGGTCTGCCTGAAGATTGTCGAGGACCCCAAGCGGTTCGATGTCCTCATCCTGCCGAATCTCTACGGCGACATCATCTCCGACACCTGTGCGGGCCTCATCGGGGGCCTGGGTCTGACGCCGTCCGGCAATATTGGCACCTCTGGGGCAATCTTTGAGTCTGTCCACGGCACGGCACCGGACATTGCCGGCAAGGATCTGGCCAATCCCACGGCCCTTCTGCTGTCGACGGTGATGCTGCTGCACTACGTGAATCTGCCCACGTATGCGGACGCCATCGAGAAGGCAATCGTGAAGACCGTCAAGGACGACAACGTGCGGACCATCGATCTGGGGGGCAAGGCCAAGTGCTCGGAGTACACCCAAGCGTTGATTAAGAATCTCAAGTGA
- the LOC108165540 gene encoding uncharacterized protein LOC108165540: MRHLLATLVQSVLEIPAKMQQYQFLRTLCLFLMISSMVVYIQSECDICQSNNNVACVNTTHYRFCLDNVEPGAILPCDDGEVCTSLAKICVPEGAYEPSCQDSEETTPDECPSCTASSLFVCTSRTTFQQCNGTTLTDRVIKCNDGKFCSMASGKYCVGECELPGDIECDRDAS; the protein is encoded by the exons ATGAGGCATTTGTTGGCGACTCTCGTTCAGTCAGTTCTTGAAATTCCAGCCAAAATGCAGCAGTACCAGTTCCTCAGGACTCTG TGCCTCTTCCTGATGATCAGTTCGATGGTGGTTTACATCCAAAGCGAATGTGATATATGCCAGAGCAATAACAATGTGGCTTGTGTAAATACGACGCACTACCGCTTCTGTTTGGACAACGTCGAGCCAGGAGCAATTTTGCCATGTGATGATGGCGAAGTCTGCACTAGTCTAGCCAAAATCTGTGTTCCGGAGGGTGCCTATGAACCATCATGCCAAGACTCTGAAGAAACAACACCCGACGAGTGTCCCAGCTGCACAGCCAGCTCTCTGTTCGTCTGCACCAGTCGCACCACCTTCCAGCAGTGCAACGGCACCACATTGACCGATCGCGTCATCAAGTGCAACGACGGCAAGTTCTGTTCGATGGCGTCGGGTAAATACTGTGTGGGCGAGTGCGAGCTACCCGGCGACATTGAGTGCGATAGAGATGCATCCTAA
- the LOC108153538 gene encoding spore coat protein SP96, translating to MSFILHFLLGCCLLASARATCNVCNAVNNLTCYSLNQTQACDANNLPTGLPFSCPTDYVCVSGSNGVICEPEASAASEADCQECNMCDTTNTFACTGTSSFALCLGTDTLQDSVGTCADGYVCNINDTQICGLPADGIMPTCSYADDSTNSSTTSAPPTTTAPSTSNPTTYCAAVQSEGRFAVGTDADTTCHQYILCSLVSGSWEGQTYTCPGSLYFSNATSLCVAAMPSTCSTSVSSTTSTTVAPTTSNPAAYCAAMMSQGYYPVGTDSSTTCHQYIYCFLLSGTWSGEMYTCPGSLYYNSSSKICASALPSTCSTTVASLTLNGVALE from the exons ATGTCATTTATTCTCCACTTCCTGCTCGGCTGCTGTCTGCTCGCCTCGGCCAGGGCCACGTGCAACGTCTGCAATGCTGTCAACAACCTGACCTGCTACTCCCTCAACCAGACACAGGCCTGCGATGCCAATAATTTGCCCACCGGCTTGCCATTCAGCTGCCCCACCGATTATGTGTGTGTTAGCGGGTCCAACGGAGTGATCTGCGAGCCAGAGGCCAGTGCGGCTAGCGAGGCAGACTGCCAGGAGTGCAACATGTGCGACACAACCAACACCTTTGCCTGCACAGGCACCAGCAGCTTTGCCCTCTGCCTGGGCACCGACACGTTGCAGGATTCAGTCGGGACCTGTGCCGACGGCTATGTGTGTAATATCAATGACACACAGATATGTGGTCTGCCCGCGGATGGG ATAATGCCCACGTGTTCATATGCCGATGATTCAACtaacagcagcaccaccagtgCTCCTCCAACGACGACGGCACCTTCCACCAGCAACCCAACTACATATTGTGCCGCCGTGCAGTCCGAGGGAAGGTTTGCAGTAGGCACTGATGCCGACACGACCTGTCACCAGTATATATTGTGCAGCTTGGTCAGCGGCAGTTGGGAGGGTCAGACCTATACATGTCCGGGCAGTCTGTACTTCAGCAACGCTACCAGCCTGTGTGTCGCCGCAATGCCGTCGACCTGCTCGACCAGCGTCAGCTCCACAACCTCAACGACAGTGGCCCCAACAACGAGCAATCCTGCTGCCTATTGTGCGGCCATGATGTCGCAGGGATACTATCCCGTGGGCACAGATTCCAGTACCACATGCCATCAGTATATCTACTGCTTTCTACTGAGTGGCACCTGGAGTGGAGAGATGTACACCTGTCCGGGCAGTCTGTACTACAACAGTTCCAGCAAGATCTGTGCGAGTGCCCTGCCCTCGACCTGCTCCACCACAGTAGCTAGCCTGACCCTCAATGGCGTGGCTTTAGAGTAA
- the LOC108153539 gene encoding uncharacterized protein LOC108153539, translated as MSQKNNIFIPILAALFLAFLVGQTVSECNVCQSNKVACINSTSFYLCFGDGTPHTDQLYHCLEGFDCTNLTAICTQKSNQRPPSCGDTSQCGQCSAHRNFLFACLSRGIFQMCYGAVSPTGKFGYCPTGMVCDASTDSVCVPEVANQTLTCDLNDQLVDTTTASPTTSTSPDPNESTESTATVPTVPTTTVKPLTPLEVCTQHLETGLYPTDPPDTSCKRYISCYIKNSIVVQAKEYDCPTDSYFDAEMQKCSYMKPATCI; from the exons ATGTCCCAAAAGAACAACATTTTTATTCCAATTTTGGCGGCG CTATTTCTGGCCTTTCTGGTGGGCCAAACCGTATCCGAGTGCAATGTCTGTCAATCGAATAAAGTTGCCTGCATCAATTCCACTTCCTTCTATCTGTGCTTTGGCG ATGGAACACCTCACACGGATCAACTCTACCACTGCCTTGAAGGCTTCGACTGCACAAATCTGACAGCGATCTGTACCCAGAAGAGCAACCAGCGGCCGCCCAGCTGTGGGGACACCTCCCAGTGCGGTCAGTGCAGCGCCCATCGGAACTTTCTGTTCGCCTGCCTGAGCCGTGGCATCTTTCAGATGTGCTATGGGGCCGTCAGTCCAACAGGGAAGTTCGGTTATTGTCCCACTGGCATGGTTTGTGATGCCAGCACCGATAGTGTCTGTGTTCCTGAGGTGGCGAATCAAACGCTGACCTGTGACCTCAACGATCAGCTGGTGGATACGACAACAGCATCGCCGACTACCAGTACATCACCCGACCCTAATGAGAGTACAGAGAGCACCGCCACAGTACCTACAGTACCAACAACCACTGTGAAACCCCTGACCCCCTTGGAAGTGTGTACGCAGCACCTGGAGACGGGCCTGTATCCCACAGATCCTCCGGATACCAGTTGCAAGCG ATACATCAGTTGCTACATTAAAAATAGCATTGTTGTTCAAGCCAAGGAATACGATTGCCCGACGGACTCCTATTTCGATGCAGAGATGCAGAAGTGCTCATACATGAAGCCTGCTACTTGTATTTAA
- the LOC117186587 gene encoding uncharacterized protein LOC117186587 isoform X2, producing the protein MEVSKFQILSLAVLAAILLSPAAVDAVCGRCVNSHACISETQFQLCFDGVRDQTQNYTCPSERAICTDYHATCMANSTSVLRGCGDVSVCGVCADIATKFTCTSRNTFAACSNGAITAYTQTCKSNYVCSTASAATGTPCVSHCKGATGDVCDLPGLVFADELPIETTLVDTSPQQQRSQQ; encoded by the exons ATGGAGGTGTCCAAGTTTCAGATATTGTCGCTCGCTGTGCTCGCAGCCATCCTCCTGTCGCCAGCCGCCGTGGATGCTGTCTGTGGCCGGTGCGTGAACTCTCACGCGTGCATTAGCGAGACCCAGTTCCAATTATGCTTCGATG GTGTGCGCGACCAGACGCAAAACTACACGTGCCCCAGCGAGAGGGCCATCTGCACGGATTACCATGCCACCTGCATGGCTAACAGTACGAGTGTGCTAAGGGGCTGCGGCGATGTTTCCGTGTGCGGTGTTTGTGCCGATATCGCCACCAAGTTCACTTGCACCTCGCGTAACACCTTTGCCGCCTGCAGCAATGGGGCGATCACCGCGTACACACAGACATGCAAGAGCAATTACGTGTGCAGTACGGCTTCAGCTGCTACGGGTACACCCTGTGTCTCCCATTGCAAGGGCGCGACCGGCGACGTATGCGATCTACCTGGGCTAGTTTTCGCCGATGAATTACCTATCGAAACCACCTTAGTGGACACTAGTCCG caacaacagagaTCACAACAGTAG
- the LOC108153700 gene encoding uncharacterized protein LOC108153700 — MLRLLILLATGVALGIFILGCQAECNACSTASNVSCASNTTFQFCSDDSVPIQPAYSCPSGYYCTATTVICSKSVALRACNCGSCNDYFACLTDRTYALCLGSSSPSQLGGSCGSDHVCDSTSPYICVNATSGSQPTCPAGSDTSPGGVDPIGLTPTAYCGIIQQTGKFPYGIDPETTCRQYISCTVNATSLIWKGALNDCPGLTYYDSSTKYCTTKLPPRCSAGVATLSLSNLYLL; from the exons ATGCTGCGCTTGCTGATCTTGCTGGCTACCGGAGTGGCTCTAGGGATCTTTATTCTGGGCTGCCAGGCCGAATGCAATGCCTGTTCGACCGCAAGCAATGTGTCCTGCGCATCCAACACAACGTTCCAGTTCTGCTCGGATGACAGCGTGCCTATACAACCGGCCTACTCCTGCCCCTCAGGGTACTATTGCACCGCGACCACCGTGATTTGTAGCAAGAGTGTGGCCCTCAGAGCCTGCAACTGCGGATCGTGCAACGATTACTTTGCTTGCCTCACAGATCGGACCTATGCCCTGTGCCTGGGATCGAGCTCGCCCTCCCAGCTCGGCGGCAGCTGCGGCTCGGACCATGTATGCGACTCGACCAGTCCGTATATCTGTGTCAATGCCACTTCCGGGTCCCAGCCCACTTGTCCCGCTGGCAGCGATACGAGTCCAGGCGGTGTAGACCCCATCGGACTGACTCCCACTGCATATTGTGGCATCATCCAACAGACTGGAAAGTTTCCCTATGGCATCGATCCGGAAACCACCTGCAGGCA GTACATTTCTTGTACTGTGAATGCCACCAGTCTGATCTGGAAAGGAGCTCTCAACGATTGTCCTGGCCTTACTTATTACGACAGCTCCACAAAGTACTGCACCACTAAATTGCCACCCAGATGCAGTGCTGGAGTCGCCACTTTAAGTCTCAGCAATCTGTATCTATTGTAA
- the LOC117186649 gene encoding cell wall integrity and stress response component 2 has protein sequence MLRLLFCLGMGILGCQAACNVCSSWSNTACVSETSFKFCNEAALLIGDATPCKNGFYCTGEAIVCQNSPALTACITEINSSSTESTTGTTESNTSSAESTKSPTVTSSSSTESTTGTTESNTSSAESTKSPTVTSSSSTESSTGTTATITITASTPTPETTTIAASTPTTVDPAIIDICRIKATTGRYTNPNDSTGRSYVMCFYRGSTWSGAVWECPLAKPYFNSTTSVCSSTKPSNCV, from the exons ATGCTGCGCCTTCTGTTCTGTCTGGGAATGGGCATACTCGGCTGTCAGGCCGCCTGCAATGTCTGTTCTTCCTGGTCCAACACGGCCTGTGTATCGGAAACTTCCTTCAAATTTTGTAATGAAGCAGCATTGCTAATTGGTGACGCAACCCCCTGCAAAAATGGCTTTTATTGCACGGGAGAAGCTATAGTTTGTCAGAATAGCCCGGCACTCACTGCCTGCATCACAgagatcaacagcagcagcacagagAGCACCACGGGCACTACAGAGTCCAACACGAGCAGTGCAGAGAGCACCAAGAGCCCTACAGTgacctccagcagcagcacagagAGCACCACGGGCACTACAGAGTCCAACACGAGCAGTGCAGAGAGCACCAAGAGCCCTACAGTgacctccagcagcagcacagagAGCTCCACGGGCACCACAGCTACCATCACCATTACAGCGAGTACCCCAACCCCAGAAACCACCACCATTGCAGCGAGTACCCCAACCACCGTGGATCCAGCAATCATTGATATATGCAGGATCAAGGCCACCACGGGTCGCTATACCAATCCCAATGATTCTACCGGCCGGAG TTACGTAATGTGCTTCTATCGGGGTTCTACCTGGTCAGGAGCTGTCTGGGAATGCCCTTTAGCGAAACCCTATTTCAATAGCACTACTTCTGTGTGCTCTTCAACGAAACCTTCTAATTGTGTGTGA
- the LOC108153701 gene encoding uncharacterized protein LOC108153701 has translation ILLQGKCESQFHLKMLRLLILLGIGVLGCWAECNVCSSDANVACVSATEYQICSVGHVPLGPVTSCPTNYFCTASGTFCSPDETYGACLNCNQCSADKQFACISTSQFALCLGQDTPSTSIIGSCGTSLVCSRDNPDICGSSATYPASCANNSTDANGTGTSITDPTQYCRSLQKPGRFPYGSDATTTCRQYISCYTFASVWYGAIYSCAGSTYFDSTTKMCTTQTQARCSASVISLSLNGRLLP, from the exons ATTCTGCTGCAGGGCAAATGCGAGTCTCAGTTCCACTTGAAGATGCTCCGCCTGCTGATCTTGCTGGGAATCGGGGTACTGGGCTGTTGGGCCGAGTGCAATGTCTGTTCGTCTGATGCCAATGTAGCCTGCGTATCGGCCACGGAGTATCAGATCTGCTCCGTCGGTCATGTGCCCTTGGGGCCCGTTACGAGCTGTCCTACCAACTACTTCTGTACCGCAAGCGGTACCTTTTGCAGCCCGGATGAGACCTACGGGGCCTGTTTGAACTGCAACCAATGCAGTGCGGACAAGCAATTTGCGTGCATCAGCACATCGCAATTTGCCTTGTGTCTGGGACAGGACACGCCGAGTACATCGATTATAGGCTCCTGCGGCACGAGTTTGGTTTGCAGCAGGGATAATCCTGATATCTGTGGCAGTTCGGCCACCTATCCGGCATCCTGTGCGAACAATTCAACGGACGCTAACGGCACAGGCACTTCCATAACAGATCCCACCCAGTACTGCCGCAGCCTGCAGAAGCCTGGACGCTTTCCCTATGGCTCTGATGCCACAACCACCTGCAGGCA ATACATATCCTGCTATACGTTTGCAAGTGTATGGTATGGAGCCATCTACTCCTGCGCGGGATCCACATACTTTGACAGTACCACAAAGATGTGCACCACTCAAACGCAGGCCAGATGCTCGGCGAGTGTCATTTCTTTGTCTCTAAACGGACGATTGTTGCCATAA